CTATGGCTCTTTTGGTGCCATGTGAATTCCTGCTTGTACTGGAAATGTTTGCCACACATGGTGCACTGATAGGGCCTGTCCCCCATGTGGGTTCTCTGATGCCATGCAAACTCTTGCTTGTAGCGGAAGCTCTTCTCACAGCCATCACACTTGTAGGGTCTTTCTGCCATGTGGACCCGCAGATGCCAAGAGAATTCATGTTTGTACCGGAAGCTTTTTCCGCACCTGCTGCACCTGTAGGGTCTCTCCCCAGCATGAGCTCTCTGGTGCCAGGCATATTTTTGCTTGCAGTGGAAGCGTTTCTCACACTCGATGCATCTATACAGCCAGCCTTCAGGCTGGGTTCTTGGAGGTGTGGCAAGTGCTGAGCTCTGCTCACAGGAGGTGCACTTACTGGGGGGCTGTTTTGAGCAAGTTCTTGAGTGTGCAATGAGACTAAAGTTATTGTTGGTGCTACACACACACTCAGTGTACCTTGAGGGGTCCACTCCTATGGATGCACTGCAATGACTGCCAGGAGCTAGCTGGGGAGTGAACCATCTTTCACTCTGGGTGCATTTATAAAGTGTATCAGTGGATGAGAGTAGCTGGGGAAAAAGGACATCCAAAGGACAGATCTTGCATTCAGGTGCACATGGGGGTCCCTGAAACAGGATACAGGAAGCTGCCTGCCCACCTTCAATGGTACTGTGGAACCAGCAGGCTTCAGTGAACTCATTTTCCCATGGAGTGACAGGAACATGTCTTCTACTCTCTGTAAGGTTTCCTTGCTGATTTTCTGTGTAAAAATGAGCTCCACAAACTAATCCTCTGTCTGAGCTCTGAAAGGTACATGCTCTGGGCTCCACTGCCAGTAGCCTGGGCATTTCCTGCCCACTGAGACTTTCCCCAGGATAAGTCTCCTTCCTTGTGATCTCAGCATCTGCTGCAATGGAAAAAGAGTCCAGATATTATTCATTCCATGGGCTGAGGAGAAGGGAGCTTACTAAAGGAAAATTCAAGGACATTACATTCTATTTCTAATCACACACAGTTGAATTTTCAGCCATGCAGTTGCAGGCATATTCCTGTGAACTCCTCTCTAAGCTTTTTGTCCATCCAAGTTTATGCAGAACCAAGGGAACTCCTGGCTCCATTAAGTCAAAGAGAATATTGCTACTGGCTTCAGTGGGGTCAAGATTTCACTGCAAGGCTATGACCTATTTTGCTGTCTGTTTACAGAGGACCCAAATCAGATCTACTGAGAGTGAGTCAACTAATTTAGCATGCATAGAGTCCCATCTGCCTACACAAACAAAATTTGTCCATTACCTTCTTCTGTGTCAACACAAATGACATCTGCTTCTGTAGTGGCTTACTCAGCCTTTGGGACCCAGTGGCAGAATAGTTAAGGTGTCTCTCTATGGCCTTCTGCTAAAAGCTGCTCCTAATTGACCCAGCTGTAACTGGGTACCTGGCCATTAAAGCTGAGAAGCCAAAGGTGGCTAGACATGATACTAGTCACAGAAATTGGTGTGCCTGAACCACATAGCCCAAAATACCACTAGGTTTGTATGGACTCTGGAGTTTTTAAAATTAAGGTTTAAGGTGGAATACTGATCCTACTGGTGAGAAAGAATTCTGCTGTTGATTTAAACAGGCTGGAATTTTACTCTTAACAATCTGGTCTAATTTGGTAATTGAATTAGCCTGATAtgaaattttaaataaacaagaaGTTGATACAATTTAACAAataggagagggggaaaggaaagaggCTTGTTAAACTTTCCATTTATGCACAGTGAGCTCAGCATTCCAGACAAAGTGGCCAAGATGAAGGAGTATCTAGATCATCTTGGGAAAGGAGCTACTGTTTTGTATAATTTTCTTTTTGAGAACAGAGGAAAAATATTCCTAGCAGTCCACTTCAAATTCCCCTTAGCAGCCAATACTGCTCTCTCGACCAGAGgagtcaaactcatctggccccacaggctggatgagtaatgtggggctggtccacaggctggattgggaCAATGGGCCAATGGACCTCCTCAACCCcattctccccagcccccctcaagccagatccagcacccTGTCTGGCTGTTCCAGGATTGCTGCCACCTGTGGTGCCCCCAGCACTTCATCTAGGGCTGTGCCACACATGCTGCGTGCTGCCAGAATGGGCCTTGAGTGTGGTGTGTGTCCTGGACCCTGCACCGGGCCTGTCCAGATCTATTCAGACCCAGGGACAGCACTGGGGGTCAGATAAGGGGGCTCCACAGGCCCCCTTAAGGAATGAtgactgtcacagggcacctcagtgcccctgctcctatagaggagaaactgccagggagcgagggagcgtgccctggcctgacataacgagcccaggggaggcccagagtgggctagacggaagtcccagcaagaggctgggcacaagagagggagcccagagtgggccacattagagaggaggcccgggaagcgggcgtatagaccgaacaacgtcctttacatctgcgaggcttggggcgtggtatcaggggaggtaggagccacgcatagcccataaggctagggcgcttgggtagcgcccattgtacggggagacccacgaggggtccaggagctgacaggcccgaggaaacacaaggcagcctccctattacatattacatcaagacgtggcgggcgagaatggagggtgccctcgggccggagtagcgcggtgtgagggcctcaaggagatcacggccctccgtgaggaccccgccgtgacaatgaCGATCCCATTACTATTTCAATTGGTGGCAGAAATATATTAGTGTGGATCAATAATTTGACACCTGTTGAAATGACACAACCACTGCTGGTTCCTAAACTTGTTACTGGATGAAGAGAGGTCACTACTGGCCCTCTGGAAGGCTCAGCTCAATTCTAAACACTCGCTGTTTCCAAACGGTGTGTAAATTGTTACTCACAGAAGTAGTCATTGTTGAAAATGCCTCGCTTCCCAGAGTCCTCAGGACCCTTGACACATGGCTTTTCCCCATGTTCAATCAGCAAGACAATGTCAGGTCTAGTGGCAACATGTCCTGTGCATGGGAAAACAGAATTGAAGGTACTTACTCTGGCCTGCATAACCATAGTACCTGCACACCTTCCCACCATTAATGTATTTGTCCTCACATGTCACTGTGTAGTAGGGCAGTATTATTATCTGCACTGTACGTATGTGGAATCcaggctaa
Above is a genomic segment from Alligator mississippiensis isolate rAllMis1 chromosome 10, rAllMis1, whole genome shotgun sequence containing:
- the ZNF23 gene encoding zinc finger protein 23 isoform X2, which translates into the protein MSSSRARCLAERKHQEEERVSPLSRSGLGLFMSSLRIRTMRELRLSKSGDGTGTASRMTCRGWPSPRAALWHSRGPGEVGPRAGGGRRRAPRPPDRPAAAAAPGSGREDPGTGDRPLLPAARLGSAGSSAGAMAQTPVTFDDIAVYFSEEEWEELAQWQKELYQDVMRDNYEALVALGHVATRPDIVLLIEHGEKPCVKGPEDSGKRGIFNNDYFYAEITRKETYPGESLSGQEMPRLLAVEPRACTFQSSDRGLVCGAHFYTENQQGNLTESRRHVPVTPWENEFTEACWFHSTIEGGQAASCILFQGPPCAPECKICPLDVLFPQLLSSTDTLYKCTQSERWFTPQLAPGSHCSASIGVDPSRYTECVCSTNNNFSLIAHSRTCSKQPPSKCTSCEQSSALATPPRTQPEGWLYRCIECEKRFHCKQKYAWHQRAHAGERPYRCSRCGKSFRYKHEFSWHLRVHMAERPYKCDGCEKSFRYKQEFAWHQRTHMGDRPYQCTMCGKHFQYKQEFTWHQKSHRGEKSYKCVGCGKSFRYKQEFIWHQRIHSGGKPYQCPMCERTFSCKQQYACHQQVHAGEKPHKCSECARSFSRSSALLKHRKLHMGERSYCCPGCDKSFSQHSNLAKHQRMRMWQWGPLEGQKELQDARKTRHQKDPVTRKSL
- the ZNF23 gene encoding zinc finger protein 23 isoform X1, with the translated sequence MSSSRARCLAERKHQEEERVSPLSRSGLGLFMSSLRIRTMRELRLSKSGDGTGTASRMTCRGWPSPRAALWHSRGPGEVGPRAGGGRRRAPRPPDRPAAAAAPGSGREDPGTGDRPLLPAARLGSAGSSAGAMAQTPVTFDDIAVYFSEEEWEELAQWQKELYQDVMRDNYEALVALGHVATRPDIVLLIEHGEKPCVKGPEDSGKRGIFNNDYFSDAEITRKETYPGESLSGQEMPRLLAVEPRACTFQSSDRGLVCGAHFYTENQQGNLTESRRHVPVTPWENEFTEACWFHSTIEGGQAASCILFQGPPCAPECKICPLDVLFPQLLSSTDTLYKCTQSERWFTPQLAPGSHCSASIGVDPSRYTECVCSTNNNFSLIAHSRTCSKQPPSKCTSCEQSSALATPPRTQPEGWLYRCIECEKRFHCKQKYAWHQRAHAGERPYRCSRCGKSFRYKHEFSWHLRVHMAERPYKCDGCEKSFRYKQEFAWHQRTHMGDRPYQCTMCGKHFQYKQEFTWHQKSHRGEKSYKCVGCGKSFRYKQEFIWHQRIHSGGKPYQCPMCERTFSCKQQYACHQQVHAGEKPHKCSECARSFSRSSALLKHRKLHMGERSYCCPGCDKSFSQHSNLAKHQRMRMWQWGPLEGQKELQDARKTRHQKDPVTRKSL